A window of Belonocnema kinseyi isolate 2016_QV_RU_SX_M_011 chromosome 10, B_treatae_v1, whole genome shotgun sequence genomic DNA:
CGTTGACTGTCTACATtatataattcttcaaaataattccacTGAATATAATCCTTTTCGGGATGTatctaaaatcaataaatatataaacaaacttttttcatgaaGACAGATACACATGATGAGAAATCTGTAACATAAAATAGTAAGGGTAATTACTAGTAGTTTTCCTTTATTATACAGTCTGCtgcgaacatttttaattaaatgtgggGTGTCAGAGAAGAAAAACACTTGTCTTTCATTATCAAGTGGATGAGTGAACCAGCTTTTTGTGAATTCATGTTTCGCTTGAACGCCTAACGTTTTTTGCATCTTTCGGTTAGTGCTAGCACCATCCCCAATTATTCCGTGTATAAGTGCCCCTGCTTTTTCTAATAGGCATATAGCTTTTAGCATTATCTTTGCTAATTCTTCCACTGCAACAGGATTTTTTGAAGCAAAAGTTGCTATAGGCTGTGAATAATTTTCGGTTAGGGACTGGTACATTATGACAAGGCCATGTGTTGCTAAATTATCAGCGCTTATATCGGTTTCTTTTCTGCTATCTCCATAATCAGTTATCCCTTGGTACGTTAAGTTTCGAGATGAAACAGCAATTGCTCTTCTTAGCTTCATCTCGTCTGCACATATAATGCCATGCCGTTTAAATAgatccttatttttaaaattctttcctaaaatttcaaagaaattttcatcgAAACCACAACCACTTGCCAATAGACTAAAGTAGTCACGGACGGTTTTCGAACATGGTAAgggaagaattttattttttcttaggaaTTCGTAATACGAAGGGGATCGAATATTCATTAGAGTATAGAGCATTATCCATTGCTCAGAATATCTACGGCCCTTCGGATTTTCCGCTTTAGCAGCAGCAACAATCTCCTTAATGGCAAGTATCTGCTTCTTTGAGACATTAAATTCAGCGCACTTTTTATCCAAAGTCTCGTcgcgaatttgaacaatttcctCTTTTTGTTTCACGAGGCAGTCACTTATtactttaaatctaaatttaaggCGGTTCGCCAGACGCCgtcgataatttaatttttttctcagagcATTCAATTTATGCTTTTTGAAGcaatgaatttcttaatttttgacaaacattACACCTTAaggtatttttacttaaaagttcacAAGAATTGTGTCGCCACAGTTCTGAGCTGTTAAACGTTGCTGTAAATAATTTTGCGAACATTGTTTCTTGGAAAACTAGGTTGTCCCCTGCTGAATGAGTCTCATTGTTAGATTTTGTCACGTTTGAACCACAAGTCTCATTTCTATTTTTTGCGTACGTTAACTCaggttataaacaaaatacagcaaaattaaagataaaaattaaataaaataaataaaatagggcTAAAATGGTCTAATTACCACGTGGGTTTAAAGGAGAACCTTCAAGCAGGTTATCGCTTATTGAGCGATTAATGGATTTGGACTGATTTGCAGATTATGTTGTGGAAGTTCCTCCTTTGACGAAATTGAGTACAAATCCTCTGTTATCGCATCTGCAGTCTTAATATTTTCGTAATTTGAATCTACATTTGTAGCTATCTTTAGCCCATCAGTCTCAATTCCCATTTTTACATAAGTAAGATCAGGTtctaaaaataagacaaaaaaattgaagatacatattaaataaaataattaaaataggaCTAAAATAGTCTAATTACCATGTGGGTTTATATGAGATTCTTCATCCAGGTTATCACTTATCGAACGATTAATGCATTTAGACTGATTTGCAGATCGTGTTACCAGAAGTTCGTCCTTGGACGAAATTGAGTACGAATCCTCTGTCATCACATCTGCAGTCTTATTATTCTCGTAATTTAAATCTCTACTTGTAGCTGTCTTCGGCCCATCAGTATTAACTCCCGTTTTTACACAACTGAGATCAGATTCTAAAGATAAGACaccaaaattaaagataatttttaaacaaaatgaataaaattggaGTAAAATGGTCTAGTTACCATGTGGTGTCAAATAAGAACACTTAAGCAGGTTACCATTTCTTGAACGATCAACGTATTCAGACTGATTCGCAGGTTTTGTCACCAGCAATTCGTTCTTTAACGAAATTAAATACGAACCCTCTGTTATCACATCTGCAGTCTTATTATTTTCGCATTTTAAATCCATACGTGTAGTTATCTTTGGCCTATAAGTCTTAATTCCCGTTTTTACAAAAGTAAGATCAGGTTCTAAAAATAAGCAACTTTTACTTTTAGAGATGCAatgttcaattgaaatagttatattttcagttttaaaacaatattctcaaccaaaaagaaatcaCAAATTGTCAGTAAATTAGTACAagttttaactggaatacttagattaataaacaaaaattaatttgcaacaaaaccgttcatttttcaaccaacgagataaagtttcatttaaaatgatgagACTTCAAggaacataaataattttcaaaaagagtttaactttaaagaaaaaattaaattttgatttctaaaaaaatgaattaatgaaaAGCGCATTTTTGACATAATTCTTAAACATAAAGGTTACAggggattttaagaaaaataggggGAAAAGGGGCAACATGGGACTGACGGTGATCTctctgaaataaatataatttaggtaaaattatattaataaaattcgaGGAAAACACCCGAATTACCATGTAGTTTCAGGTTGAAATACTGTAGGTCAtcatttgttgaatttaaattattct
This region includes:
- the LOC117182113 gene encoding uncharacterized protein LOC117182113 isoform X5; protein product: MLYTLMNIRSPSYYEFLRKNKILPLPCSKTVRDYFSLLASGCGFDENFFEILGKNFKNKDLFKRHGIICADEMKLRRAIAVSSRNLTYQGITDYGDSRKETDISADNLATHGLVIMYQSLTENYSQPIATFASKNPVAVEELAKIMLKAICLLEKAGALIHGIIGDGASTNRKMQKTLGVQAKHEFTKSWFTHPLDNERQVFFFSDTPHLIKNVRSRLYNKGKLLIHPEKDYIQWNYFEELYNVDSQRIGNARVCPKLTKRHVQLDNTAKMRVRLATQVITYFLILSA
- the LOC117182113 gene encoding uncharacterized protein LOC117182113 isoform X3 yields the protein MLPVEVKNVQCLWFRRMTNCARNGKTRIREVENSNSLRPFAKNISKAIALYVPLKKARLVKSSVPTRFIYHSEIINQCDKENNLNSTNDDLQYFNLKLHEPDLTFVKTGIKTYRPKITTRMDLKCENNKTADVITEGSYLISLKNELLVTKPANQSEYVDRSRNGNLLKCSYLTPHESDLSCVKTGVNTDGPKTATSRDLNYENNKTADVMTEDSYSISSKDELLVTRSANQSKCINRSISDNLDEESHINPHEPDLTYVKMGIETDGLKIATNVDSNYENIKTADAITEDLYSISSKEELPQHNLQISPNPLIAQ